The following coding sequences lie in one Anoplolepis gracilipes chromosome 4, ASM4749672v1, whole genome shotgun sequence genomic window:
- the LOC140664841 gene encoding death-associated protein kinase 1 isoform X3: MMPGTSCQLETSNGNSEWNTLMEVHHEPIEKNYQLLEEIGKGQFAIVRKCKEIKTGALYAAKIMRKRRVARGVAAADIAREAGLLARLRHPNIVSLYKVIDTGTTVVLLLELITGGELFHWTPSGETEAAHVVRQVLMALSHLHSHQVAHLDIKPENILLSTPPPMPSIKLIDLGLSHRLVPGSEHRALFGTPEFVAPEIVNYEPLSLGTDLWAVGVLTYILLSGASPFLGEDKQETYANVAACQFQFDNEYFNTVSEIAKDFIRSLLIKDPKERGSAESCLKHPWILTESEAPQGLGGAMISAVKRGCVEAVSQLLLQGAPLNIKDSKEDTLLHISCEAGDEGMTTLLIESGIDLDIPNKHGLTALHVAARYGHINLVRHLCLAGCDVDKTNRGIRADVTAIKYGYPDIANLLDKLRNPNQRENYIRQLQPTHRPIDRLHIRLLGHCASGKSSLINSLKSGIFSFGFFRRSRSQNCSAKREPSIELDVTSKHGSLSFEYSDSEYEGTQGVEWSRGNVGGECVFWELCGREEFLASYHYVLTFQQPAVHLITVSLREPLTVQLQQIKFWLQFILDRINPNNVGFGGKCNDVKVILVGTYAPEPVAPNSNGGNLLAPLLPFLKDFTSILGEEPQMVALDATNPSSPGLKLLRSYLNNARMEFLEDGPEVAESILRRDAPRAAATYVPLANLDKQSALVWTGLAEAWRSYVQSLEVPPLMLTQEEFLNEVRKINPLVCLEHCRHLGLQLQNLGECILLPENLIVLSPEWFWQDVLNWQLSPDQRGRLGGRTTGVYTLEDFQARCPCPAAQALQALQAVNLCVPCEVDDDEVEYEIPCLNLVERLPGLWEPWKPCSNALPHAGLRLCPEEAPLYHLIAIFTHLQAQLRKITQTWDPTNSDLYQWWRGSKLCLGPCESIITFEEEEHSCVEIQVRGPRGSSAQCFALLSVILDAIDITIELVAPGMLLERHWLSPSQLREYDEVIHSWAPGTIISALIDKNLEEATLKNPLNDRQETVWEIVGCGLPLMENYVPGPKQPVKYIKPAVQRRLAQMLDPPDHHGRDWCLLAVRLGLGDRVAQLDSTVDSPTLRLLNCAGAECTVGSLVQQLRALDREDAVHLLLTYTPIYVLLMSVDSETGSNLSR, from the exons ATGATGCCGGGCACGTCTTGCCAATTGGAAACATCTAACGGTA ATTCTGAGTGGAATACTTTAATGGAGGTCCACCATGAGCCGATTGAAAAAAACTATCAGTTGCTTGAAGAGATTGGCaa gGGTCAATTTGCTATTGTACGAAAATGCAAGGAAATAAAAACTGGTGCATTATATGctgcaaaaataatgagaaaaagacGAGTTGCCAGAGGTGTAGCCGCTGCAGATAttg caagAGAAGCTGGTCTTTTAGCTCGGTTAAGGCATCCTAACATTGTTTCCTTGTACAAAGTAATAGATACAGGAACAACAGTTGTACTGCTTTTGGAGTTGATTACTGGAGGCGAATTATTTCACTGGACTCCGTCTGGTGAAACAGAAGCTGCTCATgtg GTGCGCCAAGTTTTAATGGCACTTAGTCATTTACATTCCCATCAAGTTGCTCATCTGGATATTAAGCCTGAGAATATTCTATTGTCGACACCACCACCGATGCCTAGCATTAAGCTAATAG atttagGTCTATCGCATCGACTGGTACCTGGTTCAGAACACAGAGCATTATTTGGTACACCAGAATTCGTGGCACctgaaattgtaaattatgaaCCACTTAGCTTGGGAACGGATCTTTGGGCTGTTGGTGTATTGACATATATTCTCTTAAGTGGAGCTTCACCATTTTTAGGCGAGGACAAGCAAGAGACATATGCAAATGTTGCTGCTTGTCAATTTCAATTTGACAATGAATATTTCAATACTGTATCCGAGATTGCCAAAGACTTTATACGATCCTTGTTGATCAAGGATCCAAA agaaagaggaagTGCTGAATCGTGCCTTAAACATCCTTGGATTCTGACG gaaTCTGAAGCTCCTCAGGGTCTCGGCGGAGCAATGATTAGTGCTGTGAAGCGAGGCTGCGTTGAGGCTGTCTCTCAGTTACTGTTGCAGGGTGCTCCGTTAAACATAAAAGACTCT AAAGAAGACACTCTTTTGCATATCTCTTGCGAGGCTGGCGACGAGGGAATGACGACTCTGCTGATAGAGAGTGGTATCGATCTGGATATACCGAATAAACATGGTCTCACGGCATTACACGTGGCTGCTCGATACGGGCATATTAATCTGGTCAGACATTTGTGCCTTGCTGGTTGCGACGTCGATAAAACGAATCGTGGAATTCGAGCAGACGTCACTGCGATTAAGTACGGATATCCGGATATCgcaaatttattagataagTTGCGAAAT CCGAATCAgcgcgaaaattatattcgtcAGCTGCAACCGACGCACAGACCGATAGACCGGCTGCATATAAGACTGCTCGGGCATTGCGCATCTGGGAAATCATCATTAATCAATTCTTTGAAATCTGGAATATTTAGTTTCGGTTTCTTTCGAAGGTCTAGAAGTCAAAATTGTAGCGCAAAG AGAGAACCAAGTATCGAACTTGATGTAACAAGTAAGCACGGTTCTCTTAGTTTTGAATATAGCGACAGTGAGTATGAAGGTACTCAGGGGGTGGAGTGGAGTCGTGGTAATGTAG GTGGCGAATGCGTCTTCTGGGAGTTATGTGGACGCGAAGAATTTCTGGCATCTTATCACTATGTACTTACATTCCAACAGCCAGCAGTGCATCTTATTACAGTCAGTCTCAGAGAGCCACTGACCGTTCAACTTCAGCAGATAAAATTTTGGCTGCAGTTTATCTTAGACCGTATTAATCCAAATAACGTTG GATTTGGCGGCAAATGCAACgatgtaaaagtaattttagtcgGCACTTATGCGCCGGAACCTGTAGCCCCGAATTCTAATGGCGGCAATCTACTCGCACCGCTCTTGCCATTTCTGAAAGACTTTACGTCGATTTTGGGAGAGGAACCTCAAATGGTAGCACTGGATGCAACTAATCCTTCTAGCCCTGGCCTCAAACTCCTCAGATCATACTTAAATAATGCAAGGATGGAATTTCTCGAG GATGGACCGGAAGTTGCAGAAAGTATTCTCCGACGTGACGCGCCGCGTGCTGCGGCTACGTACGTGCCCCTGGCGAATCTTGATAAACAG AGCGCCTTAGTGTGGACCGGTCTCGCCGAAGCATGGAGGTCGTACGTGCAATCGTTAGAAGTGCCTCCTTTAATGCTCACGCAGGAGGAATTTTTGAACGAGGTTCGAAAGATCAATCCTTTAGTTTGTTTGGAACATTGTAGGCATCTCGGATTACAATTACAG aatttaggGGAATGTATTCTTCTACCTGAAAACCTGATAGTACTCAGTCCGGAGTGGTTTTGGCAGGATGTACTAAATTGGCAATTGAGTCCTGATCAAAGAGGACGATTAGGCGGTCGAACTACTGGCGTTTATACTTTGGAAGATTTTCAGGCGCGATGTCCTTGTCCTGCTGCTCAAGCTCTGCAAGCTTTACAAGCTGTCAACTTATGCGTTCCG tgTGAAGTAGATGACGACGAAGTGGAATACGAGATACCCTGCTTAAATCTCGTAGAACGTCTTCCAGGTTTGTGGGAACCATGGAAACCATGCTCGAATGCATTACCTCACGCTGGTTTACGTCTTTGCCCAGAAGAAGCGCCATTGTATCACTTGATAGCGATATTTACGCATTTACag GCGCAACTGAGAAAGATTACTCAAACATGGGATCCGACGAATTCGGATTTGTATCAGTGGTGGCGAGGATCAAAACTGTGTCTCGGACCTTGCGAGAGCATAATTACCTTTGAAGAAGAAGAACATAGTTGTGTTGAAATTCAAGTTCGTGGACCGCGCGGTTCCAGTGCGCAATGCTTTGCTCTTCTCAGCGTGATCTTGGACGCGATAGATATAACTATTGAATTAGTTGCGCCGGGAATGTTACTCGAGAGACATTGGCTAAGTCCTAGCCAGCTTCGAGAATACGACGAG GTAATTCACTCGTGGGCACCCGGCACAATTATATCGGctttaatcgataaaaatctCGAAGAAGCGACTCTTAAGAATCCTTTAAACGATCGGCAAGAAACAGTGTGGGAGATAGTAGGTTGTGGGTTGCCGTTGATGGAGAATTATGTTCCTGGACCGAAGCAACccgtgaaatatataaagcccGCTGTGCAACGACGATTGGCGCAGATGCTAGATCCGCCTGATCATCACGGAAGAGACTGGTGCTTACTCGCCGTGAGACTTGGCTTAGGGGATCGTGTCGCCCAACTAGATAGTACAGTGGACAGTCCCACTCTAAG GTTGTTAAATTGTGCGGGTGCAGAATGCACCGTTGGTTCGCTGGTGCAACAACTACGAGCGCTCGATCGCGAAGACGCCGTACATTTGCTTCTTACGTATACACCAATCTACGTACTATTGATGTCCGTCGACTCGGAAACAGGATCTAATCTTTCTAGATGA
- the LOC140664841 gene encoding death-associated protein kinase 1 isoform X2, which yields MMPGTSCQLETSNGNSEWNTLMEVHHEPIEKNYQLLEEIGKGQFAIVRKCKEIKTGALYAAKIMRKRRVARGVAAADIAREAGLLARLRHPNIVSLYKVIDTGTTVVLLLELITGGELFHWTPSGETEAAHVVRQVLMALSHLHSHQVAHLDIKPENILLSTPPPMPSIKLIDLGLSHRLVPGSEHRALFGTPEFVAPEIVNYEPLSLGTDLWAVGVLTYILLSGASPFLGEDKQETYANVAACQFQFDNEYFNTVSEIAKDFIRSLLIKDPKERGSAESCLKHPWILTESEAPQGLGGAMISAVKRGCVEAVSQLLLQGAPLNIKDSKEDTLLHISCEAGDEGMTTLLIESGIDLDIPNKHGLTALHVAARYGHINLVRHLCLAGCDVDKTNRGIRADVTAIKYGYPDIANLLDKLRNPNQRENYIRQLQPTHRPIDRLHIRLLGHCASGKSSLINSLKSGIFSFGFFRRSRSQNCSAKREPSIELDVTSKHGSLSFEYSDSEYEGTQGVEWSRGNVGGECVFWELCGREEFLASYHYVLTFQQPAVHLITVSLREPLTVQLQQIKFWLQFILDRINPNNVGFGGKCNDVKVILVGTYAPEPVAPNSNGGNLLAPLLPFLKDFTSILGEEPQMVALDATNPSSPGLKLLRSYLNNARMEFLESALVWTGLAEAWRSYVQSLEVPPLMLTQEEFLNEVRKINPLVCLEHCRHLGLQLQNLGECILLPENLIVLSPEWFWQDVLNWQLSPDQRGRLGGRTTGVYTLEDFQARCPCPAAQALQALQAVNLCVPCEVDDDEVEYEIPCLNLVERLPGLWEPWKPCSNALPHAGLRLCPEEAPLYHLIAIFTHLQAQLRKITQTWDPTNSDLYQWWRGSKLCLGPCESIITFEEEEHSCVEIQVRGPRGSSAQCFALLSVILDAIDITIELVAPGMLLERHWLSPSQLREYDEVIHSWAPGTIISALIDKNLEEATLKNPLNDRQETVWEIVGCGLPLMENYVPGPKQPVKYIKPAVQRRLAQMLDPPDHHGRDWCLLAVRLGLGDRVAQLDSTVDSPTLRLLNCAGAECTVGSLVQQLRALDREDAVHLLLTYTPIYVLLMSVDSETGSNLSR from the exons ATGATGCCGGGCACGTCTTGCCAATTGGAAACATCTAACGGTA ATTCTGAGTGGAATACTTTAATGGAGGTCCACCATGAGCCGATTGAAAAAAACTATCAGTTGCTTGAAGAGATTGGCaa gGGTCAATTTGCTATTGTACGAAAATGCAAGGAAATAAAAACTGGTGCATTATATGctgcaaaaataatgagaaaaagacGAGTTGCCAGAGGTGTAGCCGCTGCAGATAttg caagAGAAGCTGGTCTTTTAGCTCGGTTAAGGCATCCTAACATTGTTTCCTTGTACAAAGTAATAGATACAGGAACAACAGTTGTACTGCTTTTGGAGTTGATTACTGGAGGCGAATTATTTCACTGGACTCCGTCTGGTGAAACAGAAGCTGCTCATgtg GTGCGCCAAGTTTTAATGGCACTTAGTCATTTACATTCCCATCAAGTTGCTCATCTGGATATTAAGCCTGAGAATATTCTATTGTCGACACCACCACCGATGCCTAGCATTAAGCTAATAG atttagGTCTATCGCATCGACTGGTACCTGGTTCAGAACACAGAGCATTATTTGGTACACCAGAATTCGTGGCACctgaaattgtaaattatgaaCCACTTAGCTTGGGAACGGATCTTTGGGCTGTTGGTGTATTGACATATATTCTCTTAAGTGGAGCTTCACCATTTTTAGGCGAGGACAAGCAAGAGACATATGCAAATGTTGCTGCTTGTCAATTTCAATTTGACAATGAATATTTCAATACTGTATCCGAGATTGCCAAAGACTTTATACGATCCTTGTTGATCAAGGATCCAAA agaaagaggaagTGCTGAATCGTGCCTTAAACATCCTTGGATTCTGACG gaaTCTGAAGCTCCTCAGGGTCTCGGCGGAGCAATGATTAGTGCTGTGAAGCGAGGCTGCGTTGAGGCTGTCTCTCAGTTACTGTTGCAGGGTGCTCCGTTAAACATAAAAGACTCT AAAGAAGACACTCTTTTGCATATCTCTTGCGAGGCTGGCGACGAGGGAATGACGACTCTGCTGATAGAGAGTGGTATCGATCTGGATATACCGAATAAACATGGTCTCACGGCATTACACGTGGCTGCTCGATACGGGCATATTAATCTGGTCAGACATTTGTGCCTTGCTGGTTGCGACGTCGATAAAACGAATCGTGGAATTCGAGCAGACGTCACTGCGATTAAGTACGGATATCCGGATATCgcaaatttattagataagTTGCGAAAT CCGAATCAgcgcgaaaattatattcgtcAGCTGCAACCGACGCACAGACCGATAGACCGGCTGCATATAAGACTGCTCGGGCATTGCGCATCTGGGAAATCATCATTAATCAATTCTTTGAAATCTGGAATATTTAGTTTCGGTTTCTTTCGAAGGTCTAGAAGTCAAAATTGTAGCGCAAAG AGAGAACCAAGTATCGAACTTGATGTAACAAGTAAGCACGGTTCTCTTAGTTTTGAATATAGCGACAGTGAGTATGAAGGTACTCAGGGGGTGGAGTGGAGTCGTGGTAATGTAG GTGGCGAATGCGTCTTCTGGGAGTTATGTGGACGCGAAGAATTTCTGGCATCTTATCACTATGTACTTACATTCCAACAGCCAGCAGTGCATCTTATTACAGTCAGTCTCAGAGAGCCACTGACCGTTCAACTTCAGCAGATAAAATTTTGGCTGCAGTTTATCTTAGACCGTATTAATCCAAATAACGTTG GATTTGGCGGCAAATGCAACgatgtaaaagtaattttagtcgGCACTTATGCGCCGGAACCTGTAGCCCCGAATTCTAATGGCGGCAATCTACTCGCACCGCTCTTGCCATTTCTGAAAGACTTTACGTCGATTTTGGGAGAGGAACCTCAAATGGTAGCACTGGATGCAACTAATCCTTCTAGCCCTGGCCTCAAACTCCTCAGATCATACTTAAATAATGCAAGGATGGAATTTCTCGAG AGCGCCTTAGTGTGGACCGGTCTCGCCGAAGCATGGAGGTCGTACGTGCAATCGTTAGAAGTGCCTCCTTTAATGCTCACGCAGGAGGAATTTTTGAACGAGGTTCGAAAGATCAATCCTTTAGTTTGTTTGGAACATTGTAGGCATCTCGGATTACAATTACAG aatttaggGGAATGTATTCTTCTACCTGAAAACCTGATAGTACTCAGTCCGGAGTGGTTTTGGCAGGATGTACTAAATTGGCAATTGAGTCCTGATCAAAGAGGACGATTAGGCGGTCGAACTACTGGCGTTTATACTTTGGAAGATTTTCAGGCGCGATGTCCTTGTCCTGCTGCTCAAGCTCTGCAAGCTTTACAAGCTGTCAACTTATGCGTTCCG tgTGAAGTAGATGACGACGAAGTGGAATACGAGATACCCTGCTTAAATCTCGTAGAACGTCTTCCAGGTTTGTGGGAACCATGGAAACCATGCTCGAATGCATTACCTCACGCTGGTTTACGTCTTTGCCCAGAAGAAGCGCCATTGTATCACTTGATAGCGATATTTACGCATTTACag GCGCAACTGAGAAAGATTACTCAAACATGGGATCCGACGAATTCGGATTTGTATCAGTGGTGGCGAGGATCAAAACTGTGTCTCGGACCTTGCGAGAGCATAATTACCTTTGAAGAAGAAGAACATAGTTGTGTTGAAATTCAAGTTCGTGGACCGCGCGGTTCCAGTGCGCAATGCTTTGCTCTTCTCAGCGTGATCTTGGACGCGATAGATATAACTATTGAATTAGTTGCGCCGGGAATGTTACTCGAGAGACATTGGCTAAGTCCTAGCCAGCTTCGAGAATACGACGAG GTAATTCACTCGTGGGCACCCGGCACAATTATATCGGctttaatcgataaaaatctCGAAGAAGCGACTCTTAAGAATCCTTTAAACGATCGGCAAGAAACAGTGTGGGAGATAGTAGGTTGTGGGTTGCCGTTGATGGAGAATTATGTTCCTGGACCGAAGCAACccgtgaaatatataaagcccGCTGTGCAACGACGATTGGCGCAGATGCTAGATCCGCCTGATCATCACGGAAGAGACTGGTGCTTACTCGCCGTGAGACTTGGCTTAGGGGATCGTGTCGCCCAACTAGATAGTACAGTGGACAGTCCCACTCTAAG GTTGTTAAATTGTGCGGGTGCAGAATGCACCGTTGGTTCGCTGGTGCAACAACTACGAGCGCTCGATCGCGAAGACGCCGTACATTTGCTTCTTACGTATACACCAATCTACGTACTATTGATGTCCGTCGACTCGGAAACAGGATCTAATCTTTCTAGATGA
- the LOC140664841 gene encoding death-associated protein kinase 1 isoform X1, with product MMPGTSCQLETSNDSEWNTLMEVHHEPIEKNYQLLEEIGKGQFAIVRKCKEIKTGALYAAKIMRKRRVARGVAAADIAREAGLLARLRHPNIVSLYKVIDTGTTVVLLLELITGGELFHWTPSGETEAAHVVRQVLMALSHLHSHQVAHLDIKPENILLSTPPPMPSIKLIDLGLSHRLVPGSEHRALFGTPEFVAPEIVNYEPLSLGTDLWAVGVLTYILLSGASPFLGEDKQETYANVAACQFQFDNEYFNTVSEIAKDFIRSLLIKDPKERGSAESCLKHPWILTESEAPQGLGGAMISAVKRGCVEAVSQLLLQGAPLNIKDSKEDTLLHISCEAGDEGMTTLLIESGIDLDIPNKHGLTALHVAARYGHINLVRHLCLAGCDVDKTNRGIRADVTAIKYGYPDIANLLDKLRNPNQRENYIRQLQPTHRPIDRLHIRLLGHCASGKSSLINSLKSGIFSFGFFRRSRSQNCSAKREPSIELDVTSKHGSLSFEYSDSEYEGTQGVEWSRGNVGGECVFWELCGREEFLASYHYVLTFQQPAVHLITVSLREPLTVQLQQIKFWLQFILDRINPNNVGFGGKCNDVKVILVGTYAPEPVAPNSNGGNLLAPLLPFLKDFTSILGEEPQMVALDATNPSSPGLKLLRSYLNNARMEFLEDGPEVAESILRRDAPRAAATYVPLANLDKQSALVWTGLAEAWRSYVQSLEVPPLMLTQEEFLNEVRKINPLVCLEHCRHLGLQLQNLGECILLPENLIVLSPEWFWQDVLNWQLSPDQRGRLGGRTTGVYTLEDFQARCPCPAAQALQALQAVNLCVPCEVDDDEVEYEIPCLNLVERLPGLWEPWKPCSNALPHAGLRLCPEEAPLYHLIAIFTHLQAQLRKITQTWDPTNSDLYQWWRGSKLCLGPCESIITFEEEEHSCVEIQVRGPRGSSAQCFALLSVILDAIDITIELVAPGMLLERHWLSPSQLREYDEVIHSWAPGTIISALIDKNLEEATLKNPLNDRQETVWEIVGCGLPLMENYVPGPKQPVKYIKPAVQRRLAQMLDPPDHHGRDWCLLAVRLGLGDRVAQLDSTVDSPTLRLLNCAGAECTVGSLVQQLRALDREDAVHLLLTYTPIYVLLMSVDSETGSNLSR from the exons ATGATGCCGGGCACGTCTTGCCAATTGGAAACATCTAACG ATTCTGAGTGGAATACTTTAATGGAGGTCCACCATGAGCCGATTGAAAAAAACTATCAGTTGCTTGAAGAGATTGGCaa gGGTCAATTTGCTATTGTACGAAAATGCAAGGAAATAAAAACTGGTGCATTATATGctgcaaaaataatgagaaaaagacGAGTTGCCAGAGGTGTAGCCGCTGCAGATAttg caagAGAAGCTGGTCTTTTAGCTCGGTTAAGGCATCCTAACATTGTTTCCTTGTACAAAGTAATAGATACAGGAACAACAGTTGTACTGCTTTTGGAGTTGATTACTGGAGGCGAATTATTTCACTGGACTCCGTCTGGTGAAACAGAAGCTGCTCATgtg GTGCGCCAAGTTTTAATGGCACTTAGTCATTTACATTCCCATCAAGTTGCTCATCTGGATATTAAGCCTGAGAATATTCTATTGTCGACACCACCACCGATGCCTAGCATTAAGCTAATAG atttagGTCTATCGCATCGACTGGTACCTGGTTCAGAACACAGAGCATTATTTGGTACACCAGAATTCGTGGCACctgaaattgtaaattatgaaCCACTTAGCTTGGGAACGGATCTTTGGGCTGTTGGTGTATTGACATATATTCTCTTAAGTGGAGCTTCACCATTTTTAGGCGAGGACAAGCAAGAGACATATGCAAATGTTGCTGCTTGTCAATTTCAATTTGACAATGAATATTTCAATACTGTATCCGAGATTGCCAAAGACTTTATACGATCCTTGTTGATCAAGGATCCAAA agaaagaggaagTGCTGAATCGTGCCTTAAACATCCTTGGATTCTGACG gaaTCTGAAGCTCCTCAGGGTCTCGGCGGAGCAATGATTAGTGCTGTGAAGCGAGGCTGCGTTGAGGCTGTCTCTCAGTTACTGTTGCAGGGTGCTCCGTTAAACATAAAAGACTCT AAAGAAGACACTCTTTTGCATATCTCTTGCGAGGCTGGCGACGAGGGAATGACGACTCTGCTGATAGAGAGTGGTATCGATCTGGATATACCGAATAAACATGGTCTCACGGCATTACACGTGGCTGCTCGATACGGGCATATTAATCTGGTCAGACATTTGTGCCTTGCTGGTTGCGACGTCGATAAAACGAATCGTGGAATTCGAGCAGACGTCACTGCGATTAAGTACGGATATCCGGATATCgcaaatttattagataagTTGCGAAAT CCGAATCAgcgcgaaaattatattcgtcAGCTGCAACCGACGCACAGACCGATAGACCGGCTGCATATAAGACTGCTCGGGCATTGCGCATCTGGGAAATCATCATTAATCAATTCTTTGAAATCTGGAATATTTAGTTTCGGTTTCTTTCGAAGGTCTAGAAGTCAAAATTGTAGCGCAAAG AGAGAACCAAGTATCGAACTTGATGTAACAAGTAAGCACGGTTCTCTTAGTTTTGAATATAGCGACAGTGAGTATGAAGGTACTCAGGGGGTGGAGTGGAGTCGTGGTAATGTAG GTGGCGAATGCGTCTTCTGGGAGTTATGTGGACGCGAAGAATTTCTGGCATCTTATCACTATGTACTTACATTCCAACAGCCAGCAGTGCATCTTATTACAGTCAGTCTCAGAGAGCCACTGACCGTTCAACTTCAGCAGATAAAATTTTGGCTGCAGTTTATCTTAGACCGTATTAATCCAAATAACGTTG GATTTGGCGGCAAATGCAACgatgtaaaagtaattttagtcgGCACTTATGCGCCGGAACCTGTAGCCCCGAATTCTAATGGCGGCAATCTACTCGCACCGCTCTTGCCATTTCTGAAAGACTTTACGTCGATTTTGGGAGAGGAACCTCAAATGGTAGCACTGGATGCAACTAATCCTTCTAGCCCTGGCCTCAAACTCCTCAGATCATACTTAAATAATGCAAGGATGGAATTTCTCGAG GATGGACCGGAAGTTGCAGAAAGTATTCTCCGACGTGACGCGCCGCGTGCTGCGGCTACGTACGTGCCCCTGGCGAATCTTGATAAACAG AGCGCCTTAGTGTGGACCGGTCTCGCCGAAGCATGGAGGTCGTACGTGCAATCGTTAGAAGTGCCTCCTTTAATGCTCACGCAGGAGGAATTTTTGAACGAGGTTCGAAAGATCAATCCTTTAGTTTGTTTGGAACATTGTAGGCATCTCGGATTACAATTACAG aatttaggGGAATGTATTCTTCTACCTGAAAACCTGATAGTACTCAGTCCGGAGTGGTTTTGGCAGGATGTACTAAATTGGCAATTGAGTCCTGATCAAAGAGGACGATTAGGCGGTCGAACTACTGGCGTTTATACTTTGGAAGATTTTCAGGCGCGATGTCCTTGTCCTGCTGCTCAAGCTCTGCAAGCTTTACAAGCTGTCAACTTATGCGTTCCG tgTGAAGTAGATGACGACGAAGTGGAATACGAGATACCCTGCTTAAATCTCGTAGAACGTCTTCCAGGTTTGTGGGAACCATGGAAACCATGCTCGAATGCATTACCTCACGCTGGTTTACGTCTTTGCCCAGAAGAAGCGCCATTGTATCACTTGATAGCGATATTTACGCATTTACag GCGCAACTGAGAAAGATTACTCAAACATGGGATCCGACGAATTCGGATTTGTATCAGTGGTGGCGAGGATCAAAACTGTGTCTCGGACCTTGCGAGAGCATAATTACCTTTGAAGAAGAAGAACATAGTTGTGTTGAAATTCAAGTTCGTGGACCGCGCGGTTCCAGTGCGCAATGCTTTGCTCTTCTCAGCGTGATCTTGGACGCGATAGATATAACTATTGAATTAGTTGCGCCGGGAATGTTACTCGAGAGACATTGGCTAAGTCCTAGCCAGCTTCGAGAATACGACGAG GTAATTCACTCGTGGGCACCCGGCACAATTATATCGGctttaatcgataaaaatctCGAAGAAGCGACTCTTAAGAATCCTTTAAACGATCGGCAAGAAACAGTGTGGGAGATAGTAGGTTGTGGGTTGCCGTTGATGGAGAATTATGTTCCTGGACCGAAGCAACccgtgaaatatataaagcccGCTGTGCAACGACGATTGGCGCAGATGCTAGATCCGCCTGATCATCACGGAAGAGACTGGTGCTTACTCGCCGTGAGACTTGGCTTAGGGGATCGTGTCGCCCAACTAGATAGTACAGTGGACAGTCCCACTCTAAG GTTGTTAAATTGTGCGGGTGCAGAATGCACCGTTGGTTCGCTGGTGCAACAACTACGAGCGCTCGATCGCGAAGACGCCGTACATTTGCTTCTTACGTATACACCAATCTACGTACTATTGATGTCCGTCGACTCGGAAACAGGATCTAATCTTTCTAGATGA